The proteins below come from a single Verrucomicrobiota bacterium genomic window:
- a CDS encoding histidinol-phosphatase HisJ family protein, which yields MRWPADYHMHTPLCRHATGEPVAYAARAKALGLAEIGFSDHSPMPQDDFDDWRMRMSQLDEYVAKVHHAKQEHPDLVIKLALEVDYLPGQEPWIHQLWARHPWDYFIGSVHYISGGWDVDNPNRLAEWKKRDTFAVWHEYYERLTQAVESGLFHIIGHCDLPKKFGFRPAADCTTLFETFLNAAARQNVAIELNTAGLRKECREIYPSRKILEMAFAHGVVITFGSDAHLPEEVGANFAEAMALAKSVGYREWRRFTAGRAAMVPLDAAG from the coding sequence ATGCGATGGCCTGCTGATTATCACATGCACACTCCGTTATGCCGTCATGCCACTGGTGAACCGGTGGCGTATGCGGCGCGCGCCAAGGCGCTGGGACTGGCGGAGATTGGTTTTTCCGATCATTCCCCCATGCCCCAGGATGATTTTGACGACTGGCGGATGCGGATGTCACAGTTGGATGAGTACGTCGCCAAAGTGCACCATGCCAAACAAGAACACCCGGATCTAGTCATCAAACTGGCATTGGAAGTGGATTATCTGCCCGGACAGGAACCGTGGATTCACCAGCTTTGGGCGCGTCATCCTTGGGATTATTTTATTGGTTCGGTGCATTACATATCCGGGGGGTGGGATGTGGATAATCCGAATCGCCTGGCCGAATGGAAGAAACGGGATACGTTTGCGGTTTGGCACGAGTATTACGAACGGCTTACCCAAGCGGTCGAGTCTGGCTTGTTCCATATCATTGGCCATTGCGATCTGCCAAAGAAATTTGGGTTTCGCCCGGCGGCGGATTGCACGACGTTGTTTGAAACCTTTCTAAACGCCGCGGCCCGCCAGAATGTGGCCATCGAGTTGAATACGGCGGGGTTGCGCAAAGAATGCCGGGAAATTTATCCCAGCCGGAAGATTCTGGAGATGGCCTTTGCACACGGCGTGGTGATCACGTTTGGCTCGGATGCCCATTTGCCGGAGGAAGTGGGCGCAAATTTTGCCGAGGCGATGGCACTGGCCAAATCAGTGGGCTACCGCGAATGGCGGCGCTTCACCGCTGGGCGCGCGGCCATGGTCCCGTTGGATGCTGCCGGTTAG
- a CDS encoding YbjQ family protein: protein MSLSQTHPLTTTTFELPGYRVTKSFGVVRGIVVRSRSVVGNFVASLQTIFGGNISIYTTLCEQTRADAFSQMLTHAGELGANAVVGVRYDGTEIGAGITEVLCYGTAVFVEPVSAAPPPLPQ from the coding sequence ATGAGCTTGAGCCAAACACATCCATTGACGACGACCACGTTCGAACTGCCCGGTTACCGGGTCACCAAATCATTCGGCGTCGTGCGCGGCATCGTGGTCCGCTCCCGCTCCGTGGTGGGGAACTTTGTCGCGAGCCTGCAAACCATCTTCGGCGGGAATATTTCCATCTACACGACGCTGTGCGAACAGACGCGGGCGGACGCCTTCAGCCAAATGTTGACGCACGCGGGGGAGTTGGGCGCCAATGCCGTGGTGGGCGTGCGCTATGACGGCACGGAAATTGGCGCGGGCATCACGGAAGTGTTGTGCTACGGGACGGCGGTGTTTGTGGAGCCGGTTTCCGCCGCGCCGCCGCCGCTGCCGCAGTAG
- the priA gene encoding primosomal protein N', which produces MVARVTLEIALRKEFDYAIPPELAAQVEVGTRVRIPFGSREVAGCVTAVIEESTHTNLRSIVKILGRPSLITPRVLELSRWIAEYYCCAPEVALKSVLPEAVRQEADGWRERLFVRVIPRTGELPKLTKRQQEIWNIIEEWRELPLQQLLELSKATPETVRRLEDKGLVLISAQISERDPYAHEVILATQPLPLNAEQQTALDEIIKTMDRGKLPAAEGPGVNTSTFLLYGVTGSGKTEVYLQALAHCLAQGKGAIVLVPEISLTPQTVERFKARFSAGPLRTLVAVLHSHLSGGERHDEWHKIRQGRARIVIGARSAIFAPVEPLGLIIVDEEHEHSYKQEEAPRYHARDVAVVRAQREGAVVVLGSATPSLESYYNVQRGKYRLLQLPHRADHKKMPVVRVVDMRTESHKGMGPPVFSVQLKEAITQRLEKKEQVMLFLNRRGYSTSLQCPQCGYVAECPNCSVSLTYHRAAQKIRCHICSYEAPAPKVCPAPACHSAAIRYSGLGTERVEETLGKLFPHAIVRRMDSDTLKRKEDYRRILGDFKTGKIDILVGTQMIAKGLHFENVTLVGVIYADLGLHMPDFRAGERTFQLLTQVAGRAGRGEVEGEVFVQAFTPFHSAIQYARKHDFEGFYEEEIEFRKQLQYPPWSRVALLTLKGRNEEKVQFHIAHLRKNVEQRTAGWKDLIIAGPAAAPLARAETFYRYQLMLRTPRMPQLSKELARLLQETNLPEDVTLAVDIDPVNLM; this is translated from the coding sequence ATGGTTGCACGGGTCACACTTGAAATCGCGCTCCGCAAGGAGTTTGATTATGCCATCCCGCCCGAACTGGCCGCCCAGGTGGAAGTCGGCACGCGGGTGCGCATTCCCTTTGGTTCACGCGAGGTGGCGGGCTGCGTCACGGCGGTCATCGAGGAATCCACGCACACCAATCTGCGTTCCATCGTCAAAATTCTCGGGCGTCCCAGCCTCATCACCCCGCGGGTGTTGGAATTGTCGCGCTGGATCGCGGAGTATTACTGTTGCGCTCCGGAAGTCGCGTTGAAGAGCGTGCTGCCCGAGGCCGTCCGGCAGGAAGCGGATGGCTGGCGCGAGCGTCTCTTTGTGCGCGTGATACCGCGTACGGGCGAACTGCCCAAGCTCACGAAGCGTCAGCAGGAAATTTGGAACATCATTGAGGAATGGCGTGAATTGCCGCTGCAACAGTTGTTGGAGCTATCCAAAGCCACGCCGGAAACCGTGCGCCGGCTGGAGGACAAAGGGCTGGTCCTGATCTCCGCCCAGATTTCCGAGCGCGACCCGTATGCCCACGAAGTCATCCTGGCCACCCAACCGCTCCCGCTCAATGCTGAGCAGCAAACCGCGCTGGATGAGATTATCAAGACCATGGACCGGGGGAAACTCCCCGCCGCCGAAGGGCCGGGCGTCAACACCTCCACCTTTCTGCTGTACGGCGTGACGGGCAGCGGCAAGACAGAGGTCTATCTCCAGGCGCTGGCGCATTGCCTCGCGCAGGGCAAGGGCGCGATTGTGCTCGTGCCGGAAATTTCGCTTACCCCGCAAACGGTGGAGCGCTTCAAAGCCCGGTTCAGCGCGGGGCCGTTGCGCACGCTGGTGGCGGTGTTGCACAGCCATCTCTCCGGCGGCGAGCGTCATGATGAATGGCACAAGATCCGCCAGGGACGCGCCCGCATCGTCATCGGGGCGCGCTCGGCGATCTTCGCGCCGGTGGAACCGCTCGGCCTGATCATCGTGGATGAGGAACACGAGCACTCCTATAAGCAGGAGGAAGCGCCACGCTACCATGCGCGCGATGTTGCGGTCGTGCGCGCCCAACGCGAGGGAGCGGTGGTGGTCCTCGGCTCGGCCACGCCTTCGTTGGAGAGTTATTACAACGTCCAGCGCGGCAAGTATCGCCTGTTGCAATTGCCGCATCGGGCCGACCACAAGAAGATGCCGGTCGTACGGGTCGTGGATATGCGGACCGAATCGCACAAGGGCATGGGACCGCCCGTTTTCTCCGTGCAACTGAAGGAAGCGATTACCCAACGGTTGGAGAAGAAAGAACAGGTGATGCTCTTTCTCAACCGGCGCGGCTACTCCACGTCCCTGCAATGCCCGCAGTGCGGCTACGTCGCCGAATGCCCCAATTGCAGCGTCTCGCTGACGTATCATCGCGCCGCGCAGAAAATCCGCTGCCACATCTGCAGTTACGAAGCGCCCGCCCCGAAAGTGTGCCCGGCGCCAGCGTGTCACAGCGCCGCCATTCGTTATTCCGGGCTGGGCACCGAGCGCGTCGAGGAAACGCTCGGCAAACTGTTCCCGCACGCCATCGTCCGCCGGATGGATTCAGACACCTTGAAGCGCAAGGAAGATTACCGCCGCATTCTCGGCGACTTTAAAACCGGCAAGATAGATATTCTGGTCGGCACCCAGATGATCGCCAAGGGATTGCACTTTGAAAACGTGACGCTCGTCGGCGTCATCTATGCCGACTTGGGCCTGCACATGCCGGACTTCCGCGCCGGCGAACGCACCTTCCAACTCCTCACGCAAGTCGCGGGCCGGGCGGGACGCGGCGAGGTGGAGGGCGAAGTGTTCGTGCAAGCCTTCACCCCGTTTCATTCCGCCATCCAATACGCCCGCAAGCATGACTTCGAGGGGTTCTACGAAGAGGAAATTGAATTCCGCAAGCAACTCCAATATCCGCCGTGGAGCCGCGTCGCGCTGCTGACGCTCAAAGGGCGCAACGAGGAAAAGGTGCAATTCCACATCGCCCATCTGCGCAAGAACGTGGAGCAACGGACCGCGGGTTGGAAAGACCTGATCATTGCCGGTCCCGCCGCCGCGCCGCTGGCGCGCGCGGAGACGTTCTATCGTTACCAACTCATGCTGCGCACGCCCCGAATGCCGCAGTTGAGCAAGGAACTTGCCCGGTTGCTCCAGGAAACCAATCTCCCGGAGGATGTCACCCTGGCGGTGGATATTGACCCGGTGAACCTGATGTAA
- a CDS encoding ABC transporter ATP-binding protein → MPVAELNPLASAAPVASAETVVTVRSLTKIFKDFWGRPKARAVDDVSFEVRKGEVFGLLGPNGSGKSTTVKMILGLLYPTKGHIEVFGHSPRHVATKARIGYLPEESYLYRYLDSRETLEFFGNLFELPAGERKQRTEQLLDMVGLSNVRSRAVGEFSKGMQRRIGMAQALINDPDLVILDEPTSGLDPIGCREVKDLIVALARRGKTVILSSHLLADVEDVCDRVVIYYGGKIQAMGPLKDLLANRDAMRITTPPLSRETMERVMALIHADVAADKVRIDNPSQNLESYFLEVVRKARESAAETSGATSHNRVADYLRGDASLAQPTAPDKMLDRFTHPLSTPAPAPPQPESKPLVIPGMDATKLTALTKGTEEPVTTLPTQSPSASTPTQPVPAKPADLAKANEKLSGLLGKKTS, encoded by the coding sequence ATGCCTGTTGCTGAACTTAATCCCCTTGCCAGCGCCGCCCCAGTTGCCTCCGCTGAAACGGTAGTGACGGTACGGAGTTTAACTAAAATTTTCAAAGATTTCTGGGGCCGCCCTAAAGCCCGCGCGGTGGATGACGTCAGTTTTGAGGTCCGCAAGGGGGAGGTTTTCGGCCTGCTCGGCCCAAACGGGTCTGGCAAATCCACTACGGTCAAAATGATCCTCGGGCTGTTGTACCCAACCAAAGGACACATCGAAGTCTTCGGTCATTCGCCGCGCCATGTCGCCACGAAAGCGCGCATTGGGTATCTCCCGGAGGAGTCGTACCTGTACCGCTACCTGGATTCGCGTGAAACGCTGGAATTCTTTGGCAACTTATTTGAACTGCCCGCTGGCGAGCGCAAGCAACGCACCGAACAACTGCTGGACATGGTGGGGTTAAGCAATGTGCGTTCCCGAGCAGTAGGCGAATTTTCCAAAGGCATGCAACGGCGTATCGGGATGGCCCAGGCCCTGATCAATGATCCGGACTTGGTCATTTTGGACGAGCCGACCTCGGGCCTTGATCCCATTGGTTGCCGCGAGGTGAAGGACTTGATCGTGGCGCTGGCGCGCCGGGGGAAGACGGTAATCCTCAGCAGCCACTTACTGGCCGATGTCGAGGATGTGTGCGACCGGGTGGTGATTTACTATGGCGGTAAAATCCAGGCGATGGGGCCATTGAAGGATCTGCTGGCCAACCGTGATGCCATGCGCATTACCACGCCCCCATTGTCGCGTGAAACCATGGAACGAGTGATGGCGCTGATCCACGCGGATGTCGCCGCCGATAAGGTGCGAATTGACAACCCGTCGCAAAACCTGGAAAGCTATTTCCTGGAGGTGGTGCGCAAGGCACGGGAAAGTGCGGCGGAAACCTCCGGCGCGACCTCGCATAACCGCGTGGCTGATTATCTGCGCGGCGATGCCTCGCTGGCGCAACCGACCGCGCCGGACAAGATGTTGGACCGCTTTACGCACCCGCTCAGCACACCGGCCCCTGCCCCGCCTCAACCGGAATCGAAACCCCTGGTAATACCCGGCATGGATGCGACCAAATTAACGGCCTTGACCAAAGGCACGGAGGAACCCGTGACCACGCTGCCAACACAATCACCGTCGGCATCAACGCCAACCCAACCAGTCCCGGCCAAGCCAGCGGACCTGGCCAAGGCGAATGAAAAACTTTCCGGGCTGCTGGGCAAAAAGACTTCCTGA
- a CDS encoding class I SAM-dependent methyltransferase has translation MGHQDTYYQHNEAYAEFLAGWDATFYAKYTDTLKPEQAGGRALDVGCGVGQVVAKLTEAGFEAHGVDVSQPNIERAKTFSQRCQLYNGKRLPFPDAHFASAGALNVLEHVDDPESFITELVRVVAVGGKIVLSSPNFFRVFGFRDYHPRMRGLGSKWRNWQRLCAKRRQMRDQPEAVRFDHMQPIVKQPFTPDDDAIIATNALEMEFFLTRAGCRVERVECTDRYVAKPIELALNLTPLRYMMFNSFLVARRERA, from the coding sequence ATGGGACATCAAGACACTTATTATCAGCATAACGAAGCCTACGCCGAGTTCCTCGCGGGGTGGGACGCCACCTTTTACGCCAAGTACACGGACACCCTGAAGCCCGAGCAAGCCGGTGGCCGGGCGCTGGATGTCGGTTGCGGGGTTGGCCAGGTTGTTGCCAAATTGACGGAGGCGGGCTTCGAGGCGCATGGGGTGGATGTATCACAACCGAACATTGAGCGGGCCAAGACGTTTTCCCAACGCTGTCAGCTCTATAATGGCAAGCGTCTGCCGTTTCCCGACGCGCATTTTGCCAGCGCGGGCGCGTTGAATGTGCTGGAGCATGTGGATGATCCAGAGTCATTCATCACGGAGTTGGTCCGCGTCGTGGCGGTCGGCGGCAAGATCGTTCTGTCTAGTCCCAACTTTTTCCGCGTGTTTGGGTTTCGGGATTATCATCCCCGGATGCGCGGGCTGGGCAGCAAGTGGCGCAATTGGCAACGGTTGTGCGCGAAGCGCCGGCAGATGCGCGACCAGCCCGAGGCGGTGCGCTTCGACCACATGCAGCCAATCGTCAAGCAGCCGTTCACGCCGGATGACGATGCGATTATCGCCACGAATGCGCTGGAGATGGAGTTTTTTCTCACCCGCGCCGGTTGCCGGGTGGAACGTGTGGAATGCACGGATCGTTACGTGGCCAAACCAATTGAGCTGGCGTTAAACCTCACACCGCTGCGGTATATGATGTTTAACTCGTTCCTGGTTGCGCGACGGGAACGAGCGTAG
- a CDS encoding ABC transporter permease, whose amino-acid sequence MQRILAIVWLSWKAAFRYRLIWVLSALLLGAVIGLPLLLKDDETARGFIQIVLTYTLGSITALLGIATLWLACGTLARDIEDCQMQVVAVKPIARWEIWLGKWLGLVSLNAFLLALAGVCVYGLIYWRAGSLPADQQAILKNEVLVARGSLKSPPINLRPMVDQLFAARLKETPIAPADQPFVRQQIEEQVKARHQLVMPGYIRTWKLDAREVRKSPDQPLYLRIKFYSSQAAPNATFAAMWRFGKLDAPARHTHEIKSMAAETFHEFSVPSNAISDDGSLVISLANINQTALLFPLEDGLEVLYHEGGFALNFARGLGIILCWLSLLAAVGLAAASFLSFPVAAFASAALLAMMLGSSNIASSVEEGTVGGKDHETGQPMHPVVDRLMLPVFKVVLTVINLAQSFAPVDLLSNGRSISWTTLSLAVSQIVLLLGGLFGLFGAIVFTRRELATAQGTS is encoded by the coding sequence ATGCAGCGCATTCTGGCCATTGTCTGGTTAAGTTGGAAAGCCGCTTTCCGGTATCGCCTGATCTGGGTTCTCAGCGCGCTGCTGCTGGGGGCGGTCATCGGCCTGCCGCTATTATTGAAGGACGACGAGACGGCCCGTGGGTTTATCCAGATTGTACTGACATACACGCTAGGGAGCATCACCGCGCTGCTGGGCATCGCCACCCTATGGCTGGCCTGCGGCACTTTGGCCCGCGATATTGAGGATTGCCAGATGCAGGTCGTCGCCGTCAAACCCATCGCCCGATGGGAAATCTGGCTGGGGAAATGGTTGGGGTTGGTGTCATTGAACGCGTTTCTGTTGGCCTTGGCGGGGGTCTGCGTGTACGGCCTCATTTACTGGCGGGCCGGTTCCCTGCCGGCTGATCAGCAGGCCATCCTGAAAAATGAAGTGCTGGTGGCACGCGGTTCTCTCAAATCTCCGCCCATTAACCTCCGCCCCATGGTGGACCAACTTTTTGCAGCACGTCTGAAAGAGACGCCGATAGCGCCAGCCGACCAACCGTTTGTCAGGCAACAAATCGAGGAACAAGTCAAAGCTCGCCATCAACTGGTCATGCCCGGGTATATCCGCACTTGGAAACTGGACGCCCGTGAGGTGCGCAAATCACCCGACCAGCCCTTGTATCTCCGGATCAAGTTTTATTCCTCACAAGCTGCGCCGAATGCCACCTTTGCAGCGATGTGGCGCTTTGGCAAGCTGGACGCCCCGGCCCGGCACACTCATGAAATAAAAAGCATGGCCGCCGAAACATTTCACGAATTTTCCGTCCCCTCCAACGCGATCAGCGATGACGGTTCGTTGGTAATCAGTTTGGCGAACATCAACCAGACGGCGCTGCTATTCCCGCTGGAGGACGGCTTGGAAGTATTGTATCACGAAGGTGGATTTGCGCTCAATTTTGCGCGCGGGTTGGGCATCATTCTCTGTTGGCTGAGTCTGCTGGCCGCCGTCGGCTTGGCGGCGGCGAGTTTTCTGTCATTCCCGGTCGCTGCTTTTGCGTCCGCCGCACTGCTTGCGATGATGCTGGGCAGCAGTAATATCGCCTCTTCTGTCGAGGAAGGCACGGTCGGCGGCAAAGATCATGAAACCGGGCAACCCATGCATCCCGTAGTGGATCGGCTCATGCTCCCGGTGTTTAAGGTGGTTTTAACGGTAATCAACCTGGCGCAATCATTTGCTCCCGTGGACCTATTAAGCAATGGCCGCAGCATTTCCTGGACCACCTTATCGCTCGCGGTGAGCCAGATTGTCCTGTTGCTGGGCGGCCTCTTTGGCTTGTTTGGTGCAATTGTATTTACGCGGCGGGAGTTGGCCACCGCCCAAGGGACGTCGTGA
- a CDS encoding CehA/McbA family metallohydrolase, which yields MNSGMDSDGVSWNRTNAWSGAWMLLLVGALGSARAADSATLRAVIREAQSGEPVACVVALWDAQGKLALEQAACKTGFFCAGKFTRELPAGRVRLRISRGHEYRAVEQELELAPDEQREIGLTLERVVDMRQRGWFAGDSHSHMIHGERTLPVTFEEVALAVRAADLHYFSLAHTWTLDHPTPERLAAELTPRSQPDCVLTWNVEAPKNYYRGDAGRCLGHCWSVNTGGRRPDGANVIELLLAASAADYESDKPTYANFESHRLIHAQGGVVAYSHPLRWWMGPWGGQGGYPAVKAMRVSNMAVELPLDTLLGPTYDGLDVMTSAGELEFNAKAFELWGLLLNHGYRVAPTGSSDSCFDRSGGATPGSARTYTFLEGKFTLAALAKGLAAGQNLVTTGPLMIPLLDGQPPGTARPADGKAHALQIEVWASGADTNGLRQLELLRNGQPHQLCQFAPGTSSFRTNWMVQEAETAWYCVRLTGRDPRQRAVSGAFYFEAADYAPPAPVPARITLRLEDAGDKHLLPGAVTELAYLGPVPRPEQSHALPTGEGVLKIAGTLRLRAEVPGYAPLTLSPVLDNPPLMDLITRLEERDLLDWRTFEQIRKLLGEVRLTFALKKTQ from the coding sequence GTGAACTCTGGCATGGATAGCGATGGTGTTTCGTGGAACCGGACGAATGCATGGTCCGGGGCGTGGATGTTGCTGCTGGTCGGGGCGCTGGGGTCGGCGCGCGCCGCGGATTCAGCGACGTTGCGGGCGGTGATCCGGGAGGCGCAGAGCGGCGAACCGGTCGCGTGTGTGGTGGCGTTGTGGGATGCCCAGGGGAAGCTGGCTCTGGAGCAGGCGGCGTGCAAGACCGGTTTTTTCTGCGCGGGGAAGTTTACGCGGGAGCTGCCGGCGGGCCGGGTGCGGTTGCGGATCAGCCGGGGGCATGAATACCGGGCGGTGGAGCAGGAGTTGGAACTCGCGCCGGACGAGCAACGGGAGATTGGCCTCACGCTGGAACGGGTGGTGGATATGCGCCAGCGCGGTTGGTTTGCGGGGGATAGCCACTCGCACATGATTCATGGTGAACGCACGCTGCCCGTCACGTTCGAGGAGGTGGCGCTGGCGGTGCGGGCGGCGGATCTGCATTACTTCAGTCTGGCGCATACGTGGACGCTGGATCATCCCACGCCGGAACGATTGGCTGCCGAGTTGACGCCGCGCTCGCAGCCGGATTGTGTGTTGACCTGGAATGTCGAGGCGCCGAAGAATTATTATCGCGGGGACGCGGGGCGTTGTCTGGGGCATTGCTGGTCGGTGAATACGGGCGGACGCCGGCCGGATGGCGCGAATGTCATCGAGCTGTTGTTGGCGGCGAGCGCTGCGGATTATGAGTCGGATAAACCGACGTATGCGAATTTTGAATCGCACCGGTTGATTCACGCGCAGGGCGGCGTGGTGGCGTATTCACACCCGCTCCGCTGGTGGATGGGGCCGTGGGGCGGGCAGGGTGGGTATCCCGCCGTGAAGGCGATGCGCGTTTCGAACATGGCGGTGGAATTGCCGCTGGATACGTTGTTGGGGCCCACGTATGACGGGTTGGATGTGATGACTTCGGCGGGGGAACTTGAGTTCAATGCGAAAGCGTTTGAGTTGTGGGGGCTGTTGCTGAACCATGGTTATCGCGTGGCCCCGACGGGTTCGTCGGATTCGTGCTTCGACCGTTCCGGTGGCGCGACTCCCGGATCGGCGCGCACGTATACGTTTCTGGAGGGGAAGTTCACGTTGGCCGCGCTGGCCAAAGGGTTGGCGGCGGGGCAGAACCTGGTGACCACGGGGCCGTTGATGATCCCGCTGCTGGATGGCCAGCCGCCCGGCACTGCCCGCCCCGCCGATGGCAAGGCGCATGCGTTGCAAATCGAGGTCTGGGCCTCGGGGGCGGATACGAACGGGCTGCGGCAGCTCGAACTCTTGCGCAACGGGCAACCGCACCAGCTCTGCCAGTTCGCGCCGGGGACCAGTTCGTTTCGCACCAATTGGATGGTGCAGGAGGCCGAGACCGCGTGGTATTGCGTGCGGTTGACGGGGCGCGACCCGCGGCAGCGGGCCGTTTCGGGCGCGTTTTACTTCGAGGCCGCCGATTATGCACCTCCGGCTCCCGTTCCGGCGCGGATTACGCTGCGCCTGGAGGATGCCGGGGATAAGCATTTGTTGCCCGGTGCGGTGACTGAACTCGCTTATCTCGGCCCCGTGCCGCGCCCGGAGCAGAGCCATGCGCTGCCCACCGGCGAAGGTGTTTTGAAGATCGCCGGGACGCTGCGCTTGCGCGCGGAAGTGCCGGGATACGCGCCCCTCACGCTGAGCCCGGTGCTGGATAATCCGCCACTAATGGACTTGATCACCCGGCTGGAGGAGCGCGATTTGCTGGATTGGCGGACGTTCGAGCAAATCCGCAAGCTGCTCGGCGAAGTGCGGCTGACGTTTGCGTTGAAGAAGACGCAGTGA
- a CDS encoding lytic transglycosylase domain-containing protein — translation MLRLPFKLARWQRWLLILIAIAIPFWIFDYYYTWRENSQDAHILAGAARYGVDPALVKAVVWRESRFDPHAKGAKGEVGLMQIMKDTAADWAKTERRTMAFHTELYNPALNTQCGAWYLRKVLLRYLGTTDNCLPYALADYNAGRGNVLKWMKGAAATNSAVFIEQIGFPSTKAYVRTTMERYEYYQEKGFGKKKSP, via the coding sequence ATGTTGCGTTTGCCTTTTAAATTGGCGCGGTGGCAACGATGGCTTCTAATCTTGATTGCCATCGCCATTCCCTTTTGGATTTTTGACTATTACTACACCTGGCGCGAAAATAGTCAGGACGCCCATATCCTCGCCGGCGCGGCGCGCTACGGGGTGGATCCCGCGCTGGTCAAAGCGGTGGTGTGGCGCGAAAGCCGCTTTGATCCCCATGCCAAAGGTGCCAAAGGCGAGGTGGGCTTGATGCAGATCATGAAGGATACCGCTGCCGATTGGGCGAAGACTGAGCGGCGCACGATGGCGTTTCACACTGAACTCTACAACCCCGCCTTGAACACCCAATGTGGCGCCTGGTATTTGCGCAAAGTGCTGCTGCGTTACCTGGGGACCACCGATAATTGCCTGCCCTACGCCCTGGCGGATTATAATGCTGGACGCGGTAATGTGTTGAAATGGATGAAGGGCGCGGCGGCTACCAATAGCGCGGTCTTCATTGAGCAGATCGGTTTTCCCAGCACCAAAGCCTACGTGCGTACCACCATGGAACGGTACGAATACTACCAGGAAAAGGGGTTTGGGAAAAAGAAATCGCCGTAG